The sequence AGCAGCGCCGCCCACAGGCCGCTGTAGCCGCCGCCGACGACCAGCAGGTCGGCGGTGTGCGTACCGTGCAGCGGCGGCAGCGGGTCGGGGCGTTCCGGGCGGTCGAGCCAGTAGGGCACGGGCGCCGCCTCGGCGAGCGCCCGGCCGGTATGCGGGAGGATCATGACGGGCTCTTCGCCCGCCGGCCGGCCGCCGGGGCGGCCGCGAGGTGACTGCGCCGGGCCCGGCGTCCGCGCAGCGAGCTGGCCCCGACCAGCAGCAGCGCGATCACGAACATCGCCGTGCCGATCACGTTGACCTGCGGCGGGATGCCCCGCTGGGCGGCGCCCCAGACGTACATCGGGAAGGTGACCGTGGTGCCGGCGTTGAAGTTCGTGATGATGAAGTCGTCGAAGCTGAGCGAGAAGGCGAGCAGCGCGGCGGCCACGATGCCGGGCAGCACCAGCGGCAGGGTGATCCGCCGGAACGTCTGCCACTCGCTGGCGTAGAGGTCCATCGCGGCCTCCTCCAGCCGCCGGTCCATCCCGGCCAGCCGCGCCTTGACCGTCACCACCACGAACGACACGCAGAACATGACGTGCGCGATGACGATGGTCCAGAAGCCCTGCGGCACGCCGGCGGAGACGAAGAGGGCGAGCAGCGAGGTGCCCATCACCAGCTCCGGGCTGGCCATCGGCAGGAAGATCAGCACGTTCAGCCCGGTCCGGCCGCGGAACCGGTGCCGGACCAGCGCGAACGCCATCAGCGTGCCGAGCACGGTGGCCACCACCGTGGCGATGAAGCCGATCTGCACGCTGCGGACCACCGCGTCGCACATCTCGGCGGTCGCGCAGGGCTGCCGCCAGTTGTCCAGGGTGAACTCGTGGAAGTCGTACGACAGCCGGCTGGACGGGCGGTTGAAGGAGAGGCCGGCGACCACCAGGATCGGCAGGGAGAGGTAGCCGAGCACCAGCAGGGCCACGCCCATCACCCAGCGGTCGGCCAGCCAACGGGACAGCCTCATCAGAGCCCACCTCCATTCGCGACTGCGGGGCTCCGCTCCGCTGCACTCCTCGCGCTCATCAGAGCACCTCCTCGGTGCCGGCGCGGCGCAGGTAGACGAAGACCACCGCGAGGATCGCCGCCATCAGCAGGAACGACAGCGCCGCGCCCTGCGGGTAGTCCAGCCGGACCAGGAACGCCGAGTCGATGACGTTGCCGATCATGTATTCGTTCGGGGTGCCGAGCAGTTCGGCGTTGATGTAGTCGCCGGTGGCCGGGATGAAGAAGAGCAGCGTGCCGGCGATCAGGCCGGGCATCGACAGCGGCAGGGTGACCCGGCGGAACGCCTGCACCGGGCTGGCGTACAGGTCGTTCGCCGCCTCCAGCAGCCGGTAGTCCAGCCGCTCCAGGCTGGCATACAACGGCAGCACCAGGAACGGCAGGAAGTTGTAGGTCAGGCCGAGGATCACCGCGACCGGGGTGGCGAGCAGCCGGCCGTCGGGCGCGAGCAGGTGCAGGTCGCGCAGCAGGCCCACCAGCGCGCCGTTGTCCGACAGGATGGTCTTCCAGGCCAGGGTGCGCACCAGGAAGCTGGTGAACATCGGGGCGACCACGCAGACCAGCAGCAGGTTCTTCCACCGGCCGGCCTTCTGCGCGATCGCGTACGCCAGCGGGTAGCCCATCAGCAGGGCCAGCACCAGCGCGATCCCGGCGTAGCCGAAGGAGCGGGCGAACTGCGGCCAGTACGCCTGCAGCGCGTCCGGGTAGTTGCCGAACGCCCAGGTCAGCGCGTACCCGGTGGAGAGCGAGCCGCTGGGGTCGTAGAGGCTGGCCGCGGCCAGTTGCAGCAGCGGCAGGCCGAAGAAGACGAACAGCCAGGCCGCGCCGGGCAGCAGCAGCAGGTAGGGCAGCAGCCGGTGCCGCCCCCGCCGGGGCGGTGGCGGCGCGGCGGCCGCCTGCCCCGACGGGGTCGGTACGTGGGCCAACGCGGTCATGAGGCCGCACCCACCGGCTCGTCGAGCAGCGGGGCGGTGCTGTCGTCCTGGCCCGGCTCGCGGGGCAGCAGGAAGGCGTGCCGGGGGTGCCAGTGCGCCACCACCCGGGTGCCGACCGGCAACTGGCCGCCGGCCCCGCTGTTCGCCGCGAACGCGGAGATCTCGCTCCCCCAGCCGGTGCGGACCAGGTACTGGGTGCTGACGCCCACGTAGGAGGCGTCGGTGACCACACCCTCGATGTGCTGGTGTCCGCCGGGCACCTGGTCGGCGGAGCCGACCAGATGCAGCTTCTCCGGGCGTACCCCCAGGTAGACCGCGCCCCGGTCGGAGCGGGCGCGGTCGGCGGGCACCGAGAAGCGGGCGCCGTGGGCGGTGACCGGCACCTCGGTGCCGGCGGTGCCCGCGGCCTCGGCCGCCAGCAGGTTGGACTGGCCGAGGA comes from Micromonospora purpureochromogenes and encodes:
- a CDS encoding ABC transporter permease, with protein sequence MRLSRWLADRWVMGVALLVLGYLSLPILVVAGLSFNRPSSRLSYDFHEFTLDNWRQPCATAEMCDAVVRSVQIGFIATVVATVLGTLMAFALVRHRFRGRTGLNVLIFLPMASPELVMGTSLLALFVSAGVPQGFWTIVIAHVMFCVSFVVVTVKARLAGMDRRLEEAAMDLYASEWQTFRRITLPLVLPGIVAAALLAFSLSFDDFIITNFNAGTTVTFPMYVWGAAQRGIPPQVNVIGTAMFVIALLLVGASSLRGRRARRSHLAAAPAAGRRAKSPS
- a CDS encoding ABC transporter permease, giving the protein MTALAHVPTPSGQAAAAPPPPRRGRHRLLPYLLLLPGAAWLFVFFGLPLLQLAAASLYDPSGSLSTGYALTWAFGNYPDALQAYWPQFARSFGYAGIALVLALLMGYPLAYAIAQKAGRWKNLLLVCVVAPMFTSFLVRTLAWKTILSDNGALVGLLRDLHLLAPDGRLLATPVAVILGLTYNFLPFLVLPLYASLERLDYRLLEAANDLYASPVQAFRRVTLPLSMPGLIAGTLLFFIPATGDYINAELLGTPNEYMIGNVIDSAFLVRLDYPQGAALSFLLMAAILAVVFVYLRRAGTEEVL